One Cloacibacillus sp. DNA segment encodes these proteins:
- a CDS encoding xanthine dehydrogenase family protein molybdopterin-binding subunit — protein MEKFKCIGLKQSFVDAREKVTGTAKYLDDMTFAGLLIGKILRSPHPHARILSIDTSAAEALVGVRAVITAKDCPQNKFGMEIADVDMLAVEKVRYVGDEVAAVAADNDEIANEALKLIKVEYEVLPVVDDTMKALEKDSLLVHETNGSNIAREYHIQRGDIEADLASCDYVFEKEFSTHRVSGLYLEPFGAVAQWEANGRLTVWTGLQSAFQGRNEIAKALGIKPTMVTVKSPFIGGGFGAKIWIRNFHPIAAVLAKKTGRPVKILLTRDEEQLTTRPRIAPRMKVKLGMMKDGTMVCKQSTIVADNGAYSWAAPKVLLNLSMRTDCLYRYKSSKCDSYLVYTNLIPTSGFRGYGNSQMHFAVESFIDECSREIGLDPVEVRLKNCVHKGDVTLHRWRLKSCELSECIRIAAEKIRENRLPAEEENGRIKRGIGVACMTHVSGNRGGDKFDGSSAMIRIHEDGEIFIFSGEADLGQGAKTVFAQIASERLGVPIDNITIMPLDTDVSPFGMGTYSSRVTTVGGKAVFLASEKVLDQVLTLAAEMSKRQRDTMYMENGLIKCSRDPSVLMTLKEVAAKAIRSRAGVPLTAYVTYDPPTEGADKDFYGDYSSAYSFGAHGVEVEVDTYTGKVKVLRVIAVHDVGKVINELGLHGQITGGVAQGIGWCLYEDMLFKNGVPATNGLHGYTFMTIKDMPAVEGIAIESNDPIGPYGAKGVGEPTLIPTAPAIANAIEDACGVRIRDLPITPEKLYWALHTPNK, from the coding sequence ATGGAGAAATTTAAATGTATCGGCTTAAAACAGAGCTTTGTAGATGCTCGTGAAAAGGTTACCGGCACCGCTAAGTACCTTGACGATATGACCTTTGCGGGGCTTTTGATTGGAAAAATACTGCGCTCGCCGCACCCGCACGCGAGGATACTGTCAATAGACACATCCGCCGCAGAGGCGCTTGTCGGTGTCAGGGCGGTGATCACAGCGAAAGACTGCCCGCAGAACAAATTCGGCATGGAAATAGCCGATGTCGATATGCTCGCGGTGGAAAAGGTCCGCTATGTTGGAGATGAAGTTGCGGCGGTTGCCGCGGATAATGACGAAATAGCGAACGAGGCGCTCAAACTCATAAAGGTTGAATATGAGGTGCTTCCGGTTGTAGATGATACGATGAAGGCGCTCGAAAAAGATTCACTCCTCGTCCATGAAACCAATGGCTCAAATATTGCGCGTGAATATCACATCCAGCGCGGCGATATTGAAGCCGACCTTGCCTCTTGCGACTATGTTTTTGAAAAAGAATTTAGTACCCACCGCGTTTCAGGGCTGTATCTTGAACCGTTTGGAGCGGTGGCCCAGTGGGAAGCCAACGGCCGTCTTACCGTGTGGACGGGGCTGCAGTCGGCTTTTCAGGGAAGAAACGAGATCGCGAAAGCCCTTGGCATCAAGCCAACGATGGTGACGGTCAAATCTCCTTTCATCGGAGGCGGATTTGGCGCTAAGATATGGATAAGGAATTTCCATCCCATAGCGGCTGTCCTTGCTAAAAAGACGGGGCGTCCCGTAAAAATACTTCTCACGCGAGATGAAGAACAGCTCACCACGCGTCCAAGGATCGCGCCGCGTATGAAGGTCAAGCTCGGAATGATGAAGGACGGAACGATGGTCTGCAAACAGTCTACCATCGTAGCAGATAATGGGGCCTATTCATGGGCTGCGCCGAAGGTTCTTCTAAACCTTTCAATGCGTACAGACTGCCTTTACAGATATAAATCAAGCAAATGCGATTCCTACCTCGTTTACACAAACCTTATACCGACAAGCGGATTTCGGGGATACGGCAACAGTCAGATGCACTTCGCCGTTGAATCGTTCATTGACGAATGTTCTCGCGAAATTGGTTTAGATCCCGTTGAAGTCCGCCTTAAAAACTGCGTGCATAAGGGCGATGTGACGCTGCACCGCTGGCGCCTCAAGAGCTGTGAACTTTCCGAGTGCATCAGGATAGCGGCGGAAAAAATAAGAGAGAACCGACTGCCGGCAGAGGAAGAAAACGGTCGTATCAAGCGTGGTATCGGCGTCGCCTGCATGACGCACGTCTCCGGCAACCGCGGCGGGGATAAATTTGACGGCTCCTCCGCCATGATACGCATTCACGAAGACGGCGAGATCTTTATATTCTCAGGCGAAGCTGATTTGGGGCAGGGCGCAAAGACCGTTTTTGCGCAAATCGCCTCTGAGAGGCTTGGCGTGCCCATAGACAATATAACGATCATGCCGCTTGACACCGACGTAAGCCCCTTTGGAATGGGCACCTATTCCAGCCGCGTAACCACGGTCGGAGGCAAGGCTGTCTTTTTGGCCAGTGAAAAAGTGCTGGATCAGGTGTTGACGTTGGCGGCCGAGATGAGCAAACGTCAGAGAGATACCATGTACATGGAGAACGGCCTCATTAAGTGCAGCCGTGACCCGTCAGTCCTGATGACGCTCAAAGAGGTGGCCGCAAAGGCAATTAGAAGCCGCGCAGGAGTCCCCCTCACCGCCTACGTTACCTACGACCCGCCTACGGAAGGCGCAGACAAAGATTTCTACGGAGACTATTCAAGCGCCTATTCTTTCGGAGCTCACGGAGTAGAAGTCGAAGTAGACACCTATACAGGCAAAGTGAAGGTGCTTCGCGTCATCGCCGTTCACGACGTCGGCAAGGTCATCAACGAACTGGGGCTTCACGGACAGATAACCGGCGGCGTCGCGCAAGGCATTGGCTGGTGTCTCTATGAGGATATGCTCTTTAAAAACGGCGTTCCGGCGACGAACGGCCTGCACGGCTATACCTTCATGACAATCAAAGACATGCCGGCCGTTGAAGGGATAGCGATAGAAAGCAATGACCCGATAGGCCCATACGGCGCAAAAGGCGTAGGCGAACCGACACTGATCCCCACCGCTCCCGCTATCGCGAATGCTATAGAGGATGCCTGCGGAGTTCGTATCAGAGATCTTCCGATAACGCCGGAAAAACTTTACTGGGCTCTCCACACGCCGAATAAATAG
- a CDS encoding TRAP transporter fused permease subunit, with product MNNLWKLLTEEGKKRKLTGFDALAIKYIAVAMSLYQLAQATFLTVQPQMHYAIHLTFIMVLCALMYTRTFQAHERTSTRVPIEDWFYIAILAAAGIYYCLNMGTYLTRMPQVDELSSLEIVIGILTVAAVIGLTKRCMGFVLPSIGCIFLAYALWGHLIPGILYHRKLLAVDILDQLVYTTNGIYSSPIAAAATYVFMFVMFGSFFAASGAGDFFYKFSMAIAGRYAGGAGKVAIITSGLFGMINGSPTANVVTTGSFTIPMMRKAGYDGTFSGAVTAVAATGGGIMPPIMGTAAFLMVEMAGISYKNIAIAAFVPGVLYYLALLLIVHFRAKKCGLVGLDQSELPSVRETLKEGWIFLVPLVVLVVMLMEGYTANLSAVVGIVAVVAASWARKKTRMHLPAVIKALEDAAKSAVIVSLSCAVAGCVIAGLMTTGLSGKLASLILSLGGNSTLSALILTAGICTLLGMGMPVAAAYCLTAALCIPSLYELGLQPLEAHMFVVYFATLSAITPPVAVASYAAAGISEANAATVGWQACRIGLVSFIVPFIFVFEPMLMVTPDNFCLQSVWIMITATLGVLILCAGLEGYFKKPIPMLMRGVLVIGGLMLIYPGAITDYMGLGVLGLLLVQQYSGIKLGGK from the coding sequence TTGAACAACTTATGGAAGTTGCTGACAGAAGAGGGTAAAAAACGTAAATTAACCGGTTTTGACGCGCTTGCGATAAAGTATATCGCAGTCGCCATGTCTCTCTATCAGCTTGCACAGGCTACATTTTTAACAGTTCAGCCCCAGATGCACTACGCGATCCACCTTACCTTCATTATGGTGCTCTGCGCGTTGATGTACACGAGGACCTTCCAGGCCCACGAACGCACCAGCACTAGAGTGCCGATTGAGGACTGGTTTTACATTGCGATTCTAGCAGCGGCCGGTATCTACTATTGCTTAAACATGGGAACCTATCTAACGCGTATGCCTCAGGTTGACGAACTCAGCTCTCTTGAGATTGTAATTGGGATACTCACCGTAGCGGCGGTCATCGGGCTTACAAAGAGATGTATGGGTTTTGTGCTTCCGAGCATAGGATGTATATTCCTGGCGTATGCGCTGTGGGGCCATCTTATCCCGGGGATACTCTATCATAGAAAATTGCTGGCCGTTGACATACTCGACCAGCTCGTATATACGACGAACGGCATATATTCGTCGCCTATAGCGGCTGCCGCGACATACGTATTCATGTTCGTTATGTTCGGCTCATTCTTTGCGGCCTCAGGAGCAGGGGACTTTTTCTACAAGTTCTCAATGGCGATAGCTGGACGCTATGCCGGAGGAGCCGGTAAAGTTGCGATAATAACCAGCGGGCTTTTCGGAATGATCAACGGCAGCCCGACCGCGAACGTTGTGACGACAGGTTCCTTTACAATCCCAATGATGAGAAAAGCCGGCTATGACGGGACCTTCTCTGGTGCGGTGACGGCTGTCGCGGCGACAGGCGGCGGGATCATGCCGCCGATTATGGGAACGGCCGCCTTCTTGATGGTCGAGATGGCGGGTATATCATATAAGAACATTGCCATAGCCGCTTTTGTGCCCGGAGTTCTTTACTATCTCGCGTTGCTGCTCATCGTCCACTTCCGCGCAAAAAAATGCGGGCTGGTAGGCCTAGACCAGTCGGAACTTCCTTCCGTACGGGAAACCCTCAAAGAAGGATGGATATTCCTCGTCCCCTTGGTGGTGCTAGTTGTAATGCTCATGGAAGGATACACGGCCAATTTATCCGCCGTCGTAGGTATAGTCGCTGTTGTGGCGGCGTCCTGGGCGCGTAAAAAAACAAGAATGCATCTGCCAGCGGTCATAAAAGCGTTGGAAGACGCCGCGAAATCAGCGGTCATCGTTTCGCTTTCATGCGCGGTGGCGGGATGCGTTATCGCCGGGCTTATGACGACGGGACTTAGCGGAAAGCTGGCAAGCCTCATCCTCAGCTTAGGCGGAAACAGTACGCTTTCGGCATTGATACTCACGGCCGGCATCTGCACGCTGCTTGGAATGGGAATGCCTGTTGCAGCAGCCTACTGCCTCACTGCCGCCCTCTGCATCCCGTCGCTTTACGAGCTTGGCCTGCAGCCGCTCGAAGCGCACATGTTCGTCGTCTATTTTGCTACACTTTCGGCGATCACTCCTCCAGTCGCCGTAGCCTCCTATGCAGCGGCCGGAATATCCGAAGCCAACGCAGCGACAGTGGGGTGGCAGGCGTGCCGAATAGGCCTTGTATCGTTCATCGTACCGTTTATCTTTGTCTTTGAACCGATGTTGATGGTCACACCGGATAACTTCTGCCTCCAGAGCGTCTGGATAATGATAACCGCGACGCTGGGCGTCCTCATCCTGTGTGCGGGACTTGAAGGCTACTTCAAAAAACCCATACCGATGCTGATGCGCGGTGTTCTTGTTATCGGCGGTCTGATGCTCATTTACCCGGGAGCTATAACAGACTACATGGGCCTTGGCGTGTTGGGTCTGCTTCTGGTTCAACAGTATTCTGGAATTAAATTAGGAGGGAAATAA
- a CDS encoding FAD binding domain-containing protein has translation MKKVEKHLFPKTIGEALALLEEYRGEARLVSGATDLMLWIKEGKVSPSVLVDVSDIPEMKFVEVQNGKLVIGASMTHAEIAANQLVKQLFPALADGCRSVGSPQIRNIATLAGNIVSAQPAADSVVPLTALGAVCETVNCDGARKRPLCELSKTVGVSYIDPAREILTKIEIAIPACKYGTAFKRIASREAMALPVVNVAVMLEAALDGSISAARIVASPVSVTPFRAKKAEAALVGKKPSAEVLAAAAAIAEDEASPRDSLVRGSGAYRKALVKDLVEQALVEAASALA, from the coding sequence TTGAAAAAGGTTGAAAAACACTTATTCCCTAAAACTATCGGAGAGGCGCTAGCGCTCCTTGAAGAATATAGGGGCGAAGCCCGTCTTGTATCTGGCGCTACAGATCTCATGCTCTGGATAAAAGAGGGCAAGGTTTCTCCGTCTGTTCTTGTAGACGTATCGGATATCCCGGAAATGAAATTCGTTGAAGTGCAAAATGGGAAACTGGTAATAGGGGCGTCAATGACCCACGCTGAAATTGCCGCAAACCAACTGGTGAAGCAGCTGTTTCCCGCTCTCGCTGACGGCTGCCGGAGCGTCGGTTCGCCTCAGATACGCAACATAGCCACGCTTGCCGGCAATATAGTAAGCGCGCAGCCCGCGGCGGACTCTGTAGTCCCGCTGACGGCGCTTGGCGCGGTATGCGAGACCGTGAATTGTGACGGCGCGCGTAAGCGTCCGCTCTGCGAACTCTCAAAGACTGTAGGCGTAAGCTATATCGACCCAGCAAGGGAGATTCTCACGAAGATAGAGATAGCGATCCCCGCCTGCAAATATGGGACGGCCTTCAAACGTATCGCTTCGCGCGAAGCAATGGCGCTGCCGGTGGTCAACGTTGCTGTGATGCTTGAAGCCGCGCTCGACGGAAGCATATCCGCCGCGCGTATCGTAGCCTCTCCTGTCTCCGTGACTCCGTTCCGTGCGAAAAAAGCTGAGGCCGCTCTCGTTGGCAAGAAGCCGTCCGCCGAAGTATTAGCCGCGGCCGCCGCTATCGCGGAAGACGAGGCTTCACCACGAGACTCTTTAGTGCGCGGTTCAGGGGCTTACCGTAAAGCGCTTGTAAAGGATCTTGTCGAACAGGCGCTTGTAGAAGCAGCCTCGGCGTTAGCGTAA
- a CDS encoding (2Fe-2S)-binding protein has translation MQELKCVVNGKNVAIMIDPSHSLADVIRYDLGLTGTKKGCEEGECGACTVLVDGLPVDSCIVPAMKAQGRSILTIEGLEQNGELDPIQEAFVEAGAIQCGFCTPGVVLSAKALLMREENPTKEEVRDELSGHFCRCTGYLQFYDAVKIASEKIAARKAAKA, from the coding sequence ATGCAGGAATTAAAATGTGTCGTTAACGGTAAAAATGTTGCCATAATGATCGACCCCAGCCACTCCCTGGCTGACGTAATAAGGTACGACCTCGGCCTTACGGGAACTAAAAAAGGGTGTGAAGAGGGCGAATGCGGCGCCTGCACTGTACTTGTGGACGGCCTGCCGGTCGACTCTTGCATCGTTCCCGCTATGAAGGCGCAGGGGCGCAGCATTCTCACAATAGAGGGACTTGAGCAGAACGGAGAGCTCGACCCGATCCAGGAGGCTTTTGTGGAAGCGGGCGCCATTCAGTGCGGCTTTTGCACTCCAGGCGTAGTACTTTCCGCTAAGGCGCTTCTTATGCGCGAGGAGAACCCAACCAAGGAAGAGGTACGTGACGAACTTTCAGGGCACTTCTGCCGCTGCACCGGATATTTGCAGTTCTACGACGCAGTAAAAATAGCCTCGGAAAAAATAGCGGCACGTAAGGCCGCAAAGGCTTAA
- a CDS encoding FAD-dependent oxidoreductase, whose protein sequence is MQRIGLFTPITINSMELANRVIMSPMFTNSAASGGFVSKNTIKHYVDRARSGVGLIMTEHTSVSSKFIHAGLRLQISRDEHIDGFKKLIEAVHGEGCKIGLQIAHSIYGVGKKPHELTNEECYGIIDDFVAGARRAYEAGFDAIELHYAHTYTMADFISRRTNLRTDEFGGDIYGRMFMHLEILKKIRALVGPEYPLFARISAEEFVLGGNTIVQSRIFAQELVKHGIDCMDVSAGVRFDDAPVKGYSDQRGKPTIEYPDGPNVYLAEEIKKCVSVPVVTVGKLGNPEFADNVIAEGRADMVALARPLIADPMWVRKAQDHRFDRITECLYCTECLYERHDPSAYIHCMRYTCQNACPANVEVPLYLDFARRGMYKEAYQVIQNENPLVLTCGRVCNHLCENMCNRVKIDEPIAIRGIKRFITDWLLEHDGKFPLPAMEPRSAKRVAVVGSGPSGLSCAFYLQKKGYDVTVYEALDVIGGMLAVGLPEYRLPKEKFAKEIELFKEMGIKFITGAKIGRELSVKELRSLGYMAVYLAVGDHNDRKLGVAGEDYEGVTSGVSFLRSVKTGGESGLQGKEVVVVGGGNVSMDCARTAIRLGASKVSLLCLEKENEMPAHPDEVKEGKEEGLYVFNGWGPMAISAQEGRADEVTFKECTAVFDDSGRFNPSYDENSLLKVHADLVICAIGQALSWEVAEADEELIAIRGNVIPAAYRGTTATPWIFAGGDCTTGPDSVVSGVNRGKEAASSIDRYLGGDGQVIAPKHLAREMSKPIDETPTQREKMAMLEPQARKDCFCEVECGFSEEQVAKEAGRCLRCDVLKINRL, encoded by the coding sequence ATGCAGCGAATCGGTCTATTTACACCAATCACTATAAATTCCATGGAACTTGCCAACAGAGTCATCATGTCTCCGATGTTCACAAACTCGGCGGCGTCGGGAGGATTTGTATCTAAAAATACCATCAAACACTACGTGGACAGGGCGCGCTCCGGCGTCGGACTGATAATGACGGAACACACAAGCGTCAGCTCAAAATTCATCCATGCAGGGCTCCGTCTCCAAATCAGCCGTGATGAACACATAGATGGCTTTAAAAAACTTATCGAAGCGGTTCACGGCGAAGGGTGCAAAATTGGACTCCAGATCGCGCACTCGATCTACGGCGTAGGCAAGAAACCGCACGAACTGACGAACGAAGAATGTTACGGCATCATCGATGATTTTGTAGCTGGTGCGCGGCGCGCCTATGAGGCAGGTTTTGACGCCATAGAGCTGCATTATGCGCATACCTACACGATGGCGGATTTCATCTCGCGCCGTACCAATCTGCGCACAGACGAATTTGGCGGCGACATCTACGGCAGAATGTTTATGCACTTGGAAATCCTCAAAAAGATCCGCGCGCTAGTGGGTCCAGAGTATCCGCTCTTTGCCAGAATCAGCGCCGAAGAATTTGTACTGGGCGGCAACACGATCGTCCAGAGCCGCATCTTTGCGCAGGAGCTAGTCAAGCACGGCATCGACTGTATGGACGTCTCCGCCGGAGTCCGCTTCGACGACGCGCCAGTGAAGGGCTATTCAGACCAGAGGGGCAAGCCGACAATAGAATATCCAGACGGCCCTAACGTCTATCTTGCAGAAGAGATAAAAAAATGCGTCAGCGTCCCTGTGGTGACAGTGGGAAAACTTGGCAACCCTGAATTTGCCGACAACGTCATTGCGGAGGGCCGCGCGGACATGGTGGCTTTAGCGCGTCCGCTTATAGCCGATCCCATGTGGGTGCGTAAAGCTCAAGATCACCGTTTTGACCGCATCACCGAATGTCTATACTGCACCGAATGCCTTTACGAACGTCACGACCCTTCCGCCTACATCCATTGCATGAGATATACCTGTCAGAACGCGTGCCCCGCAAACGTTGAAGTGCCGCTATATCTCGATTTTGCAAGAAGAGGGATGTACAAGGAGGCCTATCAGGTGATTCAGAACGAAAATCCGCTTGTTCTGACCTGCGGCCGCGTCTGCAACCATCTCTGTGAAAACATGTGCAACCGCGTTAAAATCGACGAACCAATAGCCATCCGTGGCATAAAACGTTTTATAACGGACTGGCTGCTTGAGCACGACGGGAAATTCCCGCTTCCAGCGATGGAGCCGCGCAGCGCAAAGCGCGTCGCAGTTGTCGGTTCCGGCCCATCAGGTCTCTCATGCGCATTTTACCTTCAGAAAAAGGGCTACGATGTGACGGTCTACGAAGCACTTGATGTCATTGGCGGAATGCTTGCGGTGGGGCTTCCCGAATACCGTCTCCCCAAGGAAAAGTTTGCCAAGGAGATAGAACTTTTCAAGGAAATGGGCATCAAATTCATCACAGGCGCAAAGATTGGCAGAGAACTTTCGGTTAAAGAACTACGCAGCCTCGGCTACATGGCGGTCTATCTAGCCGTCGGAGACCACAATGACAGAAAACTTGGCGTAGCCGGGGAAGATTACGAAGGCGTCACATCAGGCGTATCGTTCCTGCGCTCGGTGAAGACCGGCGGCGAAAGCGGTCTTCAAGGTAAAGAGGTCGTAGTGGTCGGCGGAGGCAATGTATCTATGGACTGTGCAAGAACGGCGATACGCCTTGGTGCGTCAAAAGTGTCGCTGCTCTGCCTTGAAAAAGAAAACGAGATGCCAGCGCATCCTGACGAAGTTAAAGAGGGCAAAGAAGAGGGGCTCTACGTATTCAACGGATGGGGGCCGATGGCCATCTCAGCACAAGAGGGGCGCGCTGATGAGGTGACCTTCAAAGAATGCACCGCCGTCTTTGATGATTCTGGCCGCTTCAACCCTTCATACGATGAAAACTCTCTCTTAAAGGTGCACGCCGATCTTGTTATTTGCGCCATCGGGCAGGCTCTGAGCTGGGAAGTGGCTGAAGCCGACGAAGAGCTCATCGCGATACGCGGCAATGTCATACCAGCCGCCTATCGCGGCACTACCGCCACGCCTTGGATATTCGCCGGCGGCGACTGCACGACGGGCCCAGATTCCGTTGTCAGCGGAGTCAACCGCGGCAAAGAGGCCGCCTCGTCGATAGATCGCTACTTGGGCGGCGACGGACAGGTGATAGCGCCAAAACATCTGGCACGAGAGATGAGCAAGCCTATTGACGAAACTCCGACGCAACGCGAGAAGATGGCCATGCTTGAACCACAAGCGCGTAAGGACTGTTTTTGCGAGGTGGAGTGCGGCTTTTCCGAAGAACAGGTTGCAAAAGAGGCAGGAAGATGCCTGCGCTGCGACGTTCTTAAGATAAACCGCTTGTAA
- the yqeB gene encoding selenium-dependent molybdenum cofactor biosynthesis protein YqeB, with translation MTDNKTAVVRGGGDLATGIIYRLWKAGYSVLVLETKCPLVVRRTVAVASAIFDGAAMVEDMKSVRIDSVGEFTKGSHIIQVLVDPEGQSIEKISPDLVVDAVMAKKNIGTTKDMAPLVIAIGPGFSAPQDVHAVIETKRGHTLGRVITNGAAIPNTGVPGIIKGYSTERLLRAPKEGYLLPVRKIGDEVAADEVIGYVDGIEVCSKLDGILRGLIHPHVHLTQGLKIGDVDPRGDASHCWSITDKALAIAGGVLEVIMSKDSILR, from the coding sequence ATGACAGATAATAAAACCGCCGTCGTAAGAGGCGGCGGCGACCTTGCAACAGGAATAATCTACAGACTCTGGAAGGCCGGCTACTCTGTGCTTGTGCTTGAAACAAAGTGTCCGCTTGTAGTACGCCGAACTGTAGCGGTTGCCTCAGCCATCTTTGACGGTGCTGCCATGGTAGAGGATATGAAGTCCGTACGTATTGACTCTGTGGGAGAATTTACAAAAGGTTCTCATATTATACAAGTGCTTGTTGATCCAGAAGGACAATCTATAGAAAAAATATCCCCAGACCTGGTCGTAGATGCCGTTATGGCAAAGAAAAACATTGGTACAACAAAAGATATGGCGCCGCTTGTCATTGCGATCGGGCCTGGATTTTCCGCGCCTCAGGATGTGCATGCCGTTATAGAGACAAAACGCGGCCACACGCTGGGACGCGTTATAACGAATGGCGCCGCTATTCCAAATACAGGCGTTCCGGGAATCATAAAAGGCTACAGCACGGAACGGCTGCTTCGCGCTCCAAAAGAGGGCTATTTGCTTCCGGTGCGTAAAATAGGCGACGAGGTGGCAGCAGACGAGGTCATAGGCTATGTTGACGGAATAGAGGTATGCTCAAAGCTTGACGGGATACTGCGAGGGCTCATTCATCCGCACGTTCATCTCACACAGGGGCTGAAGATAGGCGATGTTGATCCTCGCGGCGACGCCTCTCACTGCTGGAGCATAACGGACAAGGCTTTGGCTATTGCCGGCGGAGTGCTGGAAGTAATAATGAGTAAAGACTCAATCTTAAGGTAA
- a CDS encoding DUF3795 domain-containing protein yields the protein MANIGCCGIDCDACTARRATLNKDNETLAALAAAQEREGKGSFILPSRLRCTGCLTAGAKSISCGECAIRACAVRNRIPNCGFCPDFPCDLGTSVWEAVPEYKHNLECLKSR from the coding sequence ATGGCGAACATAGGCTGCTGCGGCATAGACTGCGACGCCTGTACAGCGCGCCGCGCCACACTGAACAAAGACAACGAAACGCTTGCGGCGCTTGCCGCAGCGCAGGAGCGCGAAGGCAAAGGCTCCTTCATACTCCCGTCGCGGCTGCGCTGCACGGGATGCCTCACAGCAGGCGCAAAGAGCATAAGCTGCGGCGAATGCGCCATCCGCGCCTGCGCCGTGCGCAACCGCATCCCCAACTGCGGCTTCTGTCCCGACTTTCCCTGCGACTTAGGCACCTCCGTCTGGGAAGCCGTCCCCGAATACAAACACAACCTGGAGTGCCTAAAAAGCAGATAA
- a CDS encoding phenylalanine--tRNA ligase beta subunit-related protein: MKISLDKKVLENFPEAKIGWLRANIGGADGAAHVAKLKRELEGHMKDIGLSADTMMLHPDVRRWRETYSKMGVKPSKYRSSIEALLRRLFKGDMWDVSDVVDCYDCVSAMNILPMGAHDMKKLKGGMTLRYVRDGEKFAPLGAGGEIIECAPPQIAYADDEKICCWLWNYRDTRDACVDCETQEAIFIVDCSFDTEWRSVEQGVEALASELRAIGCEIKKHGVVCAANPEAETE, from the coding sequence TTGAAAATTTCACTGGATAAAAAGGTACTTGAAAATTTCCCCGAGGCAAAGATAGGCTGGCTCCGCGCAAACATCGGCGGTGCGGACGGCGCGGCGCACGTGGCGAAACTCAAACGCGAACTTGAGGGGCACATGAAGGACATCGGCCTCTCTGCTGACACGATGATGCTGCACCCCGACGTTCGCAGATGGCGCGAGACCTACTCAAAAATGGGCGTCAAGCCCAGCAAGTACCGTTCCTCGATAGAGGCGCTGCTGCGCAGGCTCTTCAAAGGCGACATGTGGGACGTATCAGACGTGGTGGACTGCTATGACTGCGTATCGGCGATGAACATACTGCCGATGGGAGCGCACGACATGAAAAAATTAAAGGGCGGCATGACGCTGCGCTACGTACGAGACGGCGAAAAATTCGCGCCGCTCGGAGCGGGCGGAGAGATCATCGAATGCGCACCCCCGCAGATTGCCTACGCGGACGACGAAAAAATCTGCTGTTGGCTCTGGAACTACCGCGACACGCGGGACGCCTGCGTCGACTGCGAGACACAAGAGGCGATATTCATCGTGGACTGTTCTTTCGACACCGAATGGCGCAGCGTAGAGCAAGGCGTCGAGGCCCTTGCCTCTGAGCTTCGCGCAATAGGCTGCGAAATCAAAAAACATGGCGTCGTCTGTGCAGCAAACCCGGAGGCGGAAACGGAATAA
- a CDS encoding Gx transporter family protein, giving the protein MSAQNVTRRLVMAALFTACALVVNAAEGMLPMPLPGLKLGAANVFTLAALVMLGVKAAFCVTVLRVLLAWLFTGNWFAFLCSMAGGVAAAIVMSLLYCKMRRDFSLPWISVAGAWAFNAAQTLLVSYMIGDARAVFYMIPLFIAGTAAGWAVGRLAQEICRRLGASYNMDR; this is encoded by the coding sequence ATGAGTGCGCAGAACGTCACGCGCCGGCTTGTAATGGCGGCGCTTTTCACAGCCTGCGCGCTTGTGGTGAACGCTGCGGAAGGAATGCTGCCGATGCCGCTTCCCGGCCTGAAACTTGGCGCGGCAAACGTCTTCACCCTTGCCGCGCTCGTCATGCTGGGAGTAAAGGCCGCCTTCTGCGTCACAGTGCTGCGAGTGCTGCTTGCGTGGCTCTTCACCGGCAACTGGTTCGCATTTCTATGCAGCATGGCGGGAGGCGTCGCGGCGGCCATCGTCATGTCGCTCCTCTACTGCAAGATGCGGCGCGATTTTTCACTTCCGTGGATCAGCGTAGCGGGCGCGTGGGCCTTCAACGCGGCGCAGACGCTGCTCGTCTCATATATGATAGGAGACGCGAGGGCCGTTTTTTACATGATACCGCTCTTCATCGCTGGAACGGCGGCGGGCTGGGCCGTAGGACGCCTTGCACAAGAGATATGCAGAAGGCTCGGCGCGAGCTATAATATGGACAGATAA